From the Chiroxiphia lanceolata isolate bChiLan1 chromosome 13, bChiLan1.pri, whole genome shotgun sequence genome, one window contains:
- the CMTR2 gene encoding cap-specific mRNA (nucleoside-2'-O-)-methyltransferase 2: MDKCKQPYVDQKTNLEKFSPEVLSEIEQLFAKKFTYTEPVNNEWKLPDPSNVFICDHKEFPSLLALKDSMNEVKNQLSDKNLEDWHRHTSFTNKAGKIISHVRKSVNAELCTQAWCKFHEILCSFPLLPEEALQEGELNSVHLCEAPGAFIASLNHYLKSHHVPCHWNWVANTLNPYHEANDTLMMIMDDRLIANTLPWWYFGPDNTGDVMTLRHLSGLQNFVSSMTTVHLVTADGSFDCQGNPGEQEALVSPLLYCETVTALMILGTGGSFVLKMFTLFEHCSVNLLFLLNCSFEEVHVFKPATSKAGNSEAYVVCLRYLGRESLHLLLPKMTQNFGTEVVNKALFPQHTLPESFLKTHEECCLFFHRCQVETISENIRLFERMEEAEQIKLNELRDCAAQFFMQRFRMKPIARKNWLVKKSQAGCSMNAKWFGQRNKYFSTYNERKMMETLTWNDKVAKGYFNHLAEEHSSNNAGNMCILEGSPSNLECSLSYILEGKRLPVVKCSPFCDGQVLESLNEAVKKVGGGRLKSRAVLQPCHSCEVLPGELILAKVADLSRCHQDALNESCSDQFKCLVVGFPSLCGTESRPSMEVKPVDSATLLTFSLSSLYDGEPKYQQQLLECVLHSLSQLTTGDALVLPLLSCLTRFTAGLVFILHCCFRGVTFACPTSREPLRPGAALLCVGYRGLPAPVLQYLQQLNTLMSSLLDTDSPQQVLQFVPMEVLLQGKLLEFLWDLNTAVAKRQLHLIVQAQQQQMTGNI, from the coding sequence ACTCAATGAATGAAGTGAAGAACCAGCTGAGTGATAAGAACCTGGAGGACTGGCATCGACACACCTCCTTTACCAATAAAGCAGGGAAAATAATATCTCACGTGAGGAAATCTGTGAATGCTGAGCTGTGTACCCAGGCGTGGTGCAAATTTCATGAGATCCTGTGcagttttcctcttctcccagaagAAGCTCTTCAGGAGGGAGAACTGAATTCTGTCCACCTCTGTGAAGCGCCTGGAGCTTTCATAGCCAGTCTCAATCACTACTTGAAGTCCCACCATGTCCCTTGCCACTGGAATTGGGTAGCTAATACTCTAAACCCGTACCATGAAGCCAACGACACCCTTATGATGATCATGGACGACCGTCTGATAGCAAATACGTTGCCTTGGTGGTACTTTGGCCCAGACAACACCGGGGATGTGATGACATTAAGACATCTATCAGGACTTCAGAACTTTGTGAGCAGCATGACCACAGTTCACTTGGTGACTGCTGATGGCAGCTTTGATTGCCAGGGAAATCCGGGTGAGCAGGAAGCTCTGGTCTCACCCCTTCTGTACTGTGAAACAGTCACTGCTCTGATGATCCTGGGCACTGGAGGATCCTTCGTTCTGAAGATGTTCACGCTGTTTGAACACTGTTCTGTCAACCTGCTCTTTCTGCTAAACTGCTCTTTCGAGGAGGTCCATGTCTTTAAGCCAGCCACTAGCAAAGCTGGAAACTCAGAGGCCTACGTGGTTTGTCTGCGTTATTTGGGCAGGGAGAGCCTTCATCTGCTGCTCCCTAAAATGACGCAGAACTTTGGAACAGAAGTGGTCAACAAAGCCCTTTTCCCCCAGCATACGCTACCGGAATCTTTCCTTAAAACACATGAAGAGTGTTGCTTGTTCTTCCACAGGTGCCAGGTAGAGACTATCTCTGAGAACATCCGTCTCTTTGAGCGCATGGAAGAAGCAGAGCAGATCAAACTGAACGAGTTAAGAGACTGTGCAGCACAGTTCTTCATGCAAAGGTTTCGTATGAAACCCATTGCCAGAAAAAACTGGCTTGTCAAGAAATCTCAGGCTGGTTGCAGCATGAATGCAAAATGGTTTgggcaaagaaacaaatattttagtaCATACAACGAAAGGAAGATGATGGAAACCTTGACGTGGAATGATAAAGTGGCAAAGGGCTATTTTAATCACTTGGCTGAAGAACATAGTTCAAATAATGCTGGGAACATGTGCATCCTGGAAGGATCACCTTCTAACCTCGAATGTAGCTTGTCGTacattttggaaggaaaaaggcTACCAGTGGTAAAATGTTCCCCGTTTTGTGATGGTCAAGTCTTGGAAAGTCTCAATGAAGCTGTGAAGAAGGTGGGCGGGGGGAGGctgaagagcagagcagtgctgcagccttgTCACTCCTGTGAAGTTCTTCCCGGGGAACTGATACTGGCAAAAGTGGCTGATCTTTCCAGGTGTCATCAAGACGCCCTAAATGAAAGTTGTAGTGACCAATTCAAGTGCCTTGTGGTGGgctttccctccctctgtggTACAGAGAGCCGGCCCAGTATGGAGGTCAAGCCCGTGGACTCGGCCACGCTGCTGACTTTCAGCCTCTCCTCGCTTTATGACGGAGAACCCAAGtaccagcagcagcttttggagTGTGTTCTGCATTCTCTGAGCCAGCTTACGACGGGAGATGCGTTGGTTTTGCCTCTCCTCTCTTGCCTGACTCGCTTCACAGCCGGGCTGGTGTTCATCCTGCACTGCTGTTTCAGAGGCGTCACGTTCGCGTGTCCCACCTCGCGGGAGCCCCTGAGACCCGGCgctgctctgctgtgtgttGGGTACCGGGGCCTCCCCGCTCCAGTTCTCCAAtatctgcagcagctgaataCTCTGATGAGCTCTTTACTGGACACAGACTCCCCCCAGCAGGTCCTGCAGTTCGTGCCCATGGAGGTTCTCCTCCAGGGCAAGCTGTTGGAGTTCCTGTGGGATTTAAACACTGCCGTGGCAAAGAGACAGCTCCACCTGATTGTGcaagctcagcagcagcaaatgaCTGGGAACATTTGA